In Helicobacter bilis, a genomic segment contains:
- a CDS encoding aminoacyl-tRNA hydrolase — translation MQTIAIVGLGNIGTKYAMTRHNMGFLSLYAITQILNNPSMLHNSLNYQNTKTLLGDLESLVDKKKGIMQWQNQKSMQSFQAKISLKDFVSPLEYFPFFLTQLKCLNPHKKPLDSLELQKIFREKLGSLSNEYEILCIAPTTFMNRSGIALQSIEKKCNIAQMIVIYDDLDTRFGNLSFRYKGGSGGHNGLKSIHEYVKRDYLRVKLGIGNNIILHDMLDSLVAHNTRVSIESFRTLFYETYLEKLCMAKIFKTKSLFKVMESKIFMDKNLDSKNSHVKYELFSPNSQIDRTLDLMRNIESIKNTTQNTDSISYEQCAEFKAQNSINPDSNTYYVECSQTSNMESKKDTSSFSKSFTDEILTHTYKNEKILDSIKKEDYESIMKLFSSHQKSGDKEVANYVLSPFNTHEKTLLAPLLAYNGLVVMATLFEWAYRNHNTQTSTDSTQTQTFMPLDPFSVLLK, via the coding sequence ATGCAAACAATAGCTATCGTAGGTCTAGGCAATATCGGCACAAAATATGCGATGACAAGGCATAATATGGGCTTTTTAAGCTTGTATGCCATCACGCAAATACTAAATAATCCCTCTATGCTACACAACTCTTTGAACTATCAAAATACTAAAACTTTACTTGGCGATCTTGAAAGTCTTGTAGATAAAAAAAAGGGCATAATGCAATGGCAAAATCAAAAAAGTATGCAAAGCTTTCAAGCAAAAATTAGCCTCAAAGACTTTGTATCGCCTTTAGAGTATTTTCCATTTTTCTTAACTCAACTCAAATGTCTAAATCCACATAAAAAGCCCTTAGATAGCCTAGAACTACAAAAAATTTTTAGAGAGAAATTAGGAAGTTTATCAAATGAATATGAGATTCTATGTATCGCTCCAACCACATTTATGAATAGAAGTGGTATCGCACTTCAAAGCATTGAAAAGAAATGTAATATCGCCCAAATGATTGTTATCTATGATGATTTAGATACTCGTTTTGGGAATCTTAGCTTTCGTTATAAAGGCGGAAGTGGCGGACACAATGGTTTAAAATCAATCCATGAATATGTGAAGAGAGATTATTTGCGTGTAAAGCTTGGGATTGGCAATAATATCATATTGCATGACATGCTAGATTCTCTTGTAGCGCATAATACACGAGTAAGTATAGAATCTTTTAGGACACTTTTTTATGAAACCTATTTAGAAAAGCTATGTATGGCAAAAATCTTTAAAACAAAAAGCCTTTTTAAAGTTATGGAATCTAAAATTTTTATGGATAAAAATTTAGATTCTAAAAATTCTCATGTTAAGTATGAGTTATTTAGCCCAAACTCTCAAATAGATAGGACATTAGACCTTATGCGCAACATAGAATCTATAAAAAACACAACACAAAATACAGATTCTATCTCTTATGAGCAGTGTGCAGAGTTTAAGGCACAAAATAGTATAAATCCAGATTCCAATACTTATTATGTTGAGTGTAGCCAAACATCTAACATGGAATCTAAAAAAGATACTTCATCTTTTTCAAAGAGTTTCACAGATGAAATTCTCACTCACACTTATAAAAATGAAAAGATTTTAGATTCCATAAAAAAAGAAGACTATGAATCTATTATGAAACTCTTTTCTTCACATCAAAAAAGCGGTGATAAAGAAGTGGCAAACTATGTTTTATCGCCATTTAATACACATGAAAAAACTCTTTTAGCACCCCTTTTAGCATATAATGGACTAGTTGTTATGGCTACATTATTTGAATGGGCGTATAGAAATCACAATACTCAAACAAGCACAGATTCTACACAAACTCAAACTTTCATGCCCCTTGATCCTTTTTCTGTGCTACTCAAATAG
- a CDS encoding MarC family protein, translating into MFSGMESDLHALFVGAIAVTAVLNPFGNLPQFISMTEGVKKPMRKKLFRNIVFTAFCIVLVFLFTGSFIMKYLFRVSLDDVRIAGGLILIVMSLKNLLFSSTIQDFSSYQNLKFDELFRKSIIPMAFPMLVGPGTLATIIVIAEDKSMLVAIGAIMCAFLFMFSLFHYAATIEKIFGKLILYIFSRIALVFIIAMGVKMIISGLRGIGVITT; encoded by the coding sequence ATGTTTAGCGGTATGGAATCTGATTTACACGCATTGTTTGTTGGGGCTATCGCTGTAACTGCAGTCTTAAATCCTTTTGGTAATCTCCCGCAATTTATCTCAATGACAGAGGGCGTGAAAAAGCCCATGCGGAAAAAGCTTTTTAGAAATATCGTTTTTACTGCTTTTTGCATTGTGCTTGTGTTTTTATTTACCGGGTCTTTTATTATGAAATATTTATTTCGTGTAAGCCTTGATGATGTGCGTATTGCAGGGGGTTTGATCCTTATTGTTATGAGTTTAAAGAATCTACTTTTTTCTTCCACGATACAAGATTTTTCAAGCTATCAGAATCTAAAGTTTGATGAATTATTCCGCAAAAGCATTATCCCCATGGCATTCCCCATGCTTGTGGGTCCGGGCACACTTGCGACTATCATTGTTATCGCAGAAGATAAAAGCATGTTAGTTGCCATTGGGGCGATTATGTGTGCGTTCTTATTTATGTTTTCATTATTTCATTATGCAGCGACTATTGAAAAAATATTTGGCAAACTTATTTTATACATTTTTTCACGCATAGCCCTTGTGTTTATCATTGCTATGGGAGTGAAAATGATTATTTCTGGGCTTCGTGGAATAGGCGTTATTACGACTTGA
- the panB gene encoding 3-methyl-2-oxobutanoate hydroxymethyltransferase — protein sequence MLDKKVTLNTLRAKKGKEKIVAITAYDALMARIFDGEVDVILVGDSLKMSFGGESETLRASLDEMIYHTKAVCAGAKHSFILGDMPFGTYATKKMALKNALKYYKECSVDALKIEVDSTKLDIVKALCSEGIAVMAHIGLKPQFMRFEGGFKVKGKNELEENELIESAIAMQEAGVFGILCEGVKANVAQKITQAVKVPTIGIGAGVHCDGQILVWSDAFGFFDAFKPKFVRQYCDGKSMLKEAVRNYANDVKNVAFPSESESY from the coding sequence ATGCTAGACAAAAAAGTAACGCTAAATACACTTCGTGCAAAAAAAGGTAAAGAAAAAATTGTAGCAATCACGGCTTATGATGCACTTATGGCGAGAATCTTTGATGGTGAAGTCGATGTGATTTTAGTCGGTGATAGTCTTAAAATGAGTTTTGGTGGTGAGAGTGAGACTTTGCGTGCAAGCCTTGATGAGATGATTTATCATACAAAGGCGGTGTGTGCTGGAGCAAAGCATTCTTTCATTCTTGGAGATATGCCTTTTGGGACTTATGCGACAAAGAAAATGGCATTAAAAAATGCGCTTAAATATTACAAGGAATGCAGTGTTGATGCACTGAAAATAGAAGTAGATTCTACTAAGCTTGATATTGTAAAAGCCCTTTGTAGTGAGGGGATCGCAGTTATGGCTCATATTGGCTTAAAGCCGCAATTTATGCGATTTGAGGGTGGGTTTAAAGTAAAAGGTAAAAATGAATTAGAAGAAAATGAATTGATAGAGAGCGCTATTGCTATGCAAGAAGCAGGTGTGTTTGGCATACTTTGTGAGGGGGTAAAAGCAAATGTCGCACAAAAGATTACACAAGCAGTGAAAGTGCCTACTATTGGCATTGGTGCGGGGGTGCATTGTGATGGGCAGATTCTTGTATGGAGTGATGCTTTTGGCTTTTTTGATGCGTTTAAACCTAAATTTGTAAGGCAGTATTGCGATGGTAAAAGTATGCTAAAAGAAGCTGTGCGTAACTATGCTAATGATGTAAAAAATGTAGCTTTTCCTAGTGAGAGTGAGAGTTATTAG
- the infB gene encoding translation initiation factor IF-2, translated as MSKVSIKEIADEAAKNPKDILDKAKELGFKVRNVSSTITTEEAEMLYNYITTGSLPDGFVPATEKTKAKKDSKAKKTDKNDDAQTETETDITAQKTTKKQKSTKKDTQEILNKDETQATPKAVQTSDIKPKKSIQIVRRGDEEPQKVVAKAQTENTIKKEQSSTAIIETTAQETIHTETTLKETKQEAPIKPIESTPSTEAKRDSELPQGIDPSQLKKPRISAIRVISKNDEVQTTSKKKDDSNSSLRSATQILDTLKNVERKEKVKKKKDKNTNKPQQKHSSHIISMERDMGGFGYDDEQDEIMLIDLYEDNSPKESFEEERVKKNELNDKIKVNRYSPWIREGSIARPSKGKGKKMRNNKGKEQTEAITSLVLPEEIRVYEFAEKANLELGNVLGKLFLLGVKMLKNDFLDKDTIEILASEYNIDVSIQANVPLVEEEEIIESDLEHRPPVVTIMGHVDHGKTSLLDYIRNSRIASSEAGGITQHIGAYMVQKNDKWISFIDTPGHEAFAQMRSRGAQVTDIAIIVIAADDGVKQQSIEALNHAKSANVQIIIAMNKMDKEGANPDKLKAECAELGFTPMDWGGEYEFIPISAKTGEGVDVLLETILIQAEILELKASKKAKAKAIVLEGSQQVGKGSVATIIVQQGVLEIGQSIVADTAYGKVRTLKDDTGKSITRLEPSGVAQITGLSEVPSAGALLQVVENDSIAREMANKRSAYLRQKQLSKSTKVTFDELSSMVAKGQIKSVPVILRADTQGSLEAIKASLEGLNNQEVEINVISFGIGGITQSDLDLANASSNCVVLGFNVRPTNEIKNLAKDLGITIKSYAIIYDLIDDMKALLSGLMSPIIEEEVVGNVSVRETFVVAKLGTIAGCMVLDGKVEKNLSVRVLRNGVVLWSGKIASLKRFKDDVKEVSKGYECGIMLEGFNDILAQDEFEIYKEIEKQRVL; from the coding sequence ATGTCAAAAGTAAGTATTAAAGAAATCGCAGATGAAGCTGCAAAAAATCCAAAAGATATACTCGATAAAGCTAAAGAGCTAGGTTTTAAAGTGCGGAATGTATCAAGCACCATTACGACAGAAGAAGCAGAAATGCTTTATAACTACATTACAACAGGAAGTTTGCCTGATGGTTTTGTGCCAGCGACTGAAAAAACAAAGGCTAAAAAAGATTCTAAGGCTAAAAAAACAGATAAAAATGATGACGCACAAACTGAAACAGAAACCGACATTACAGCACAAAAAACCACAAAAAAGCAAAAATCAACCAAAAAAGATACGCAAGAAATATTAAACAAAGATGAAACACAAGCTACACCAAAGGCGGTGCAAACAAGTGATATTAAACCTAAAAAATCTATCCAGATTGTAAGAAGAGGTGATGAAGAGCCACAAAAAGTAGTAGCTAAAGCACAAACAGAAAATACGATAAAAAAAGAGCAATCCAGCACAGCTATCATCGAAACAACAGCTCAAGAAACCATACATACAGAAACAACTTTAAAAGAAACAAAGCAAGAAGCACCAATAAAGCCTATAGAATCTACACCAAGCACAGAGGCAAAAAGAGATTCTGAACTCCCACAAGGGATAGATCCAAGTCAGTTAAAAAAACCACGAATAAGTGCAATCCGTGTAATCAGTAAAAATGACGAAGTCCAAACTACAAGCAAAAAGAAAGATGATTCAAATTCTAGTTTGCGTAGTGCTACACAAATACTTGATACCTTAAAGAATGTTGAACGCAAAGAAAAGGTAAAAAAGAAAAAGGACAAAAACACAAATAAACCGCAGCAAAAGCACTCTTCACATATCATCAGCATGGAACGCGATATGGGTGGGTTTGGCTATGATGATGAGCAAGATGAAATCATGCTTATTGATTTATACGAAGATAATAGCCCAAAAGAGAGTTTTGAAGAAGAAAGGGTGAAGAAAAATGAGCTAAACGATAAGATTAAAGTCAATCGCTATAGCCCATGGATAAGAGAAGGCTCAATTGCTAGACCTTCAAAAGGCAAGGGTAAAAAAATGCGTAATAATAAGGGTAAAGAACAAACTGAAGCCATAACTTCACTTGTATTGCCAGAAGAGATACGCGTATATGAGTTTGCTGAAAAGGCAAATTTAGAGTTAGGGAATGTGCTTGGCAAACTCTTTTTGCTTGGTGTGAAAATGCTAAAAAATGACTTCCTTGATAAAGATACAATCGAGATTCTAGCGAGTGAATACAATATTGATGTAAGCATTCAAGCAAATGTGCCTTTAGTCGAAGAAGAAGAGATTATAGAATCTGATTTAGAGCATAGACCGCCTGTTGTTACGATTATGGGACATGTAGATCATGGTAAAACTTCACTATTAGATTATATTAGAAACTCACGCATTGCAAGTAGCGAAGCAGGGGGAATCACCCAGCATATTGGTGCATATATGGTGCAGAAAAATGATAAATGGATAAGCTTTATTGATACGCCCGGACATGAAGCATTCGCACAAATGAGAAGTCGTGGCGCACAAGTTACAGACATAGCTATCATTGTGATAGCCGCAGATGATGGGGTAAAACAACAAAGTATTGAAGCCCTAAATCACGCAAAATCTGCGAATGTGCAAATCATTATCGCTATGAATAAAATGGATAAAGAAGGTGCAAATCCTGATAAACTAAAAGCGGAGTGTGCAGAGCTTGGCTTTACACCTATGGACTGGGGCGGTGAATATGAGTTTATCCCTATCAGTGCAAAAACGGGTGAAGGCGTAGATGTGCTTTTGGAAACAATCCTTATACAAGCAGAGATTCTAGAATTGAAGGCAAGTAAAAAAGCTAAGGCAAAAGCTATCGTGCTAGAGGGTAGTCAGCAGGTAGGTAAAGGGTCTGTGGCGACTATTATCGTGCAGCAGGGTGTGCTAGAAATCGGGCAAAGCATTGTAGCAGATACTGCTTATGGTAAGGTAAGGACGCTAAAAGATGACACAGGCAAAAGCATTACTAGACTAGAGCCAAGCGGTGTAGCACAAATCACTGGATTATCAGAAGTGCCAAGTGCAGGGGCTTTGCTGCAAGTGGTAGAAAATGATTCTATCGCAAGAGAGATGGCAAACAAAAGAAGTGCATATTTAAGGCAAAAACAACTCAGCAAAAGCACAAAAGTAACCTTTGATGAGTTAAGCTCAATGGTGGCAAAAGGACAGATTAAAAGTGTGCCTGTTATCTTGCGTGCTGATACGCAGGGAAGCCTTGAAGCCATTAAGGCGAGTTTAGAGGGATTAAATAATCAAGAAGTAGAAATCAATGTCATCAGCTTTGGTATCGGTGGAATCACACAAAGCGATCTAGACTTAGCAAATGCAAGTAGCAATTGTGTCGTGCTAGGCTTTAATGTCCGCCCAACAAATGAGATTAAAAACCTTGCAAAAGATTTAGGTATTACCATTAAAAGCTATGCGATTATTTATGATTTAATCGATGATATGAAAGCCTTACTCAGTGGGCTTATGTCGCCTATTATCGAAGAAGAAGTTGTGGGTAATGTGAGTGTAAGAGAGACTTTTGTGGTAGCAAAGCTTGGGACTATTGCAGGTTGTATGGTGCTTGATGGCAAGGTTGAAAAGAATTTAAGTGTGAGAGTTTTACGCAATGGTGTAGTGCTATGGAGTGGCAAGATAGCAAGTCTCAAACGATTTAAAGATGATGTAAAAGAGGTGAGTAAAGGCTATGAATGCGGCATTATGCTTGAAGGCTTTAATGATATTTTGGCACAAGATGAATTTGAAATCTACAAAGAGATTGAAAAACAAAGGGTGTTGTGA
- a CDS encoding DUF448 domain-containing protein: MSKVTRYYATKSVRMCVVCRQRDLQKNLIRFKVLESVLQLYDGSGRSFYVCYMCLPQRKTQQIIKRIVKKAENLQEQIEEIAQICQK, from the coding sequence GTGAGTAAGGTTACACGATACTATGCTACAAAAAGTGTGCGTATGTGTGTTGTATGCAGACAAAGGGATTTGCAAAAAAATCTCATACGATTTAAGGTTTTAGAATCTGTATTGCAACTTTATGATGGTAGCGGGCGAAGTTTTTATGTATGCTATATGTGTTTGCCACAACGCAAAACACAGCAAATTATTAAAAGGATTGTTAAAAAAGCAGAGAATCTGCAAGAACAAATCGAGGAGATAGCACAAATATGTCAAAAGTAA
- the thrB gene encoding homoserine kinase produces MNFSVPATSANLGPGFDCLGISLGFRNYFSIEEAKEQHITISGEGKMNPHFTQDNTFVRIFMHTYKKLGGKSQFHFTFQNNIPVARGMGSSSAIIVGAIFSAFKMAGKIPNKDEVLNLSLHHENHPDNITPATMGGFNASFLKTHNNKSKVVYLRQNMPKNLKAVMVVPYQPMSTKKARGVLPKTYSVQDCVFNLSHASVLSLAFGMQRWDLLREGSLDRMHEQVRMATFPILFEIQKHALQNGALMSTLSGSGSSMFNLCYSDDARRLAKQLISRFSKFRVLTLDFDNDGVKIEKG; encoded by the coding sequence TTGAATTTTTCAGTGCCTGCTACCAGTGCAAATTTAGGACCGGGATTTGATTGTCTAGGCATATCATTAGGGTTTCGCAATTATTTTAGCATAGAAGAAGCAAAAGAACAGCATATTACTATCAGCGGTGAAGGGAAGATGAATCCACATTTCACGCAAGATAATACATTTGTAAGAATCTTTATGCACACATATAAAAAGCTTGGTGGCAAGTCCCAATTTCACTTTACATTTCAAAATAATATACCTGTGGCAAGGGGTATGGGATCATCGAGTGCTATTATTGTTGGGGCGATTTTTAGTGCGTTTAAAATGGCAGGAAAAATACCAAATAAAGATGAAGTATTAAATCTGTCTTTGCATCATGAAAATCACCCTGATAATATCACACCAGCGACTATGGGCGGCTTTAATGCAAGTTTTTTAAAGACACATAATAATAAATCAAAAGTAGTCTATTTGCGACAAAATATGCCAAAGAATCTTAAAGCTGTAATGGTAGTCCCCTATCAGCCTATGTCTACCAAAAAAGCAAGAGGTGTATTGCCAAAAACTTATAGTGTGCAAGATTGTGTCTTTAATCTCTCTCATGCTTCGGTTTTAAGTCTTGCCTTTGGTATGCAAAGATGGGATTTATTGCGTGAGGGCTCACTTGATAGAATGCATGAGCAAGTTCGCATGGCAACCTTTCCTATACTTTTTGAGATTCAAAAACATGCTTTGCAAAATGGTGCGCTTATGAGCACACTCTCTGGCAGTGGCTCTTCTATGTTTAATCTATGTTATAGCGATGATGCAAGGCGATTAGCAAAGCAACTTATTTCTAGATTCTCAAAATTTCGCGTTTTAACACTTGATTTTGACAATGATGGTGTTAAGATTGAGAAAGGATAG
- a CDS encoding TonB-dependent receptor domain-containing protein encodes MTRMICALPMIFCIGYAQTSTIDSNTEALSTQNNNETQNTAQNNSTIQSLSQKTHTNIQKRASLSPVVVVSQWKKDSLNSPLSIELYGKDTMLHNGDIAKSMLSIPGFSMTRKGGGGSEIFFRSQGASRLPIFLNGGSLNGACGGRMDTTITYTFPENYNRISIYKGPQDVRYGALVAGGVLFERDITRLKNPSFHAEASGLYGSFNRLDINANALIGNKYGSLQAILSHYSADDYKAGGNKSVHSAYNRESISLIGTITPTENAAIELDIDMGRGFASYADRGMDARTFDRMSYNLKYQQHFNETFDLLDIRAWYNEIDHIMDNFSHRSTNGVYKLSNPKRTNIGGRIESKFYINDMFELYIGSSYGNDSHAIRMSGNTNSENEANTTLNTPYKANFLFENAGVFTQGAYLPDSSFAIFFGARYDYVSTLQHSTKMRLHNNLFSAFSRYEQYLGNATMYAGLGVAQRAPDFWERSKSGGMNLAVETNTQIDMGIVYKDTNYNGKASLFASYMPDYIALYYQPKSGSNTGNTYAFNTNAMLFGGEIEGEYIFLDSIHLYGSLAYTYGQNLTSYYGIDSVLKAGMPLPQIAPLQGQFSLFYDSNNWLLRFDVLFNAAQYRYALNFGNVVGKDFGESKAFATLNLYGGYTFKNVTLLAGIDNITDTLYAYHLSKYGSEASLGVAPTSRIYEPGRSIWAKLRVRL; translated from the coding sequence ATGACAAGAATGATATGTGCTTTACCAATGATATTTTGCATTGGCTATGCACAAACTAGCACAATAGATTCCAATACTGAAGCATTAAGCACACAAAATAATAACGAAACACAAAATACCGCACAGAATAACAGCACGATACAAAGTCTCTCACAAAAAACACATACAAATATACAAAAAAGGGCGAGTTTATCTCCTGTTGTGGTTGTATCGCAATGGAAAAAGGATAGTCTAAATTCGCCTTTAAGTATTGAGTTATATGGCAAAGATACAATGCTTCATAATGGCGATATAGCAAAGTCTATGCTATCTATCCCCGGGTTTTCTATGACTAGAAAAGGTGGCGGGGGCAGTGAGATATTTTTCCGCTCACAAGGGGCGTCAAGGCTGCCTATCTTTTTAAATGGTGGTAGCTTAAATGGTGCATGTGGTGGCAGAATGGATACGACAATCACCTATACTTTTCCAGAGAATTATAATAGAATCAGTATCTATAAAGGACCACAAGATGTGCGATATGGGGCGTTAGTTGCTGGTGGAGTGCTATTTGAGAGAGATATAACAAGGCTAAAAAATCCAAGCTTTCATGCGGAAGCAAGTGGGCTTTATGGGAGTTTCAATCGCCTTGATATAAACGCAAATGCCCTTATAGGTAATAAATATGGCTCACTTCAAGCGATACTCTCGCATTATTCTGCTGATGACTATAAAGCTGGGGGTAATAAAAGCGTGCATTCAGCATATAATAGGGAATCTATTAGTCTAATCGGCACGATAACGCCCACAGAAAATGCGGCAATAGAGCTTGATATAGATATGGGCAGGGGCTTTGCATCGTATGCAGATAGGGGCATGGATGCTCGCACTTTTGATAGAATGTCTTATAATCTCAAGTATCAGCAACACTTCAATGAGACCTTTGACTTGCTTGATATACGCGCTTGGTATAATGAGATAGATCATATTATGGATAATTTCTCTCATCGATCTACTAATGGAGTGTATAAACTAAGCAATCCAAAAAGGACAAATATCGGCGGTAGAATTGAGAGTAAATTCTATATTAATGATATGTTTGAGTTATATATTGGCTCAAGTTATGGTAATGATTCTCATGCGATAAGAATGTCTGGGAATACAAATAGTGAAAATGAAGCAAATACTACACTTAACACGCCTTATAAAGCAAATTTTCTTTTTGAAAATGCAGGGGTTTTTACACAAGGGGCGTATTTACCAGATTCTAGCTTTGCTATTTTCTTTGGTGCTAGATATGATTATGTATCAACCCTGCAGCATAGCACAAAAATGAGACTTCATAATAATCTTTTCAGTGCGTTTAGTCGCTATGAGCAGTATTTGGGTAATGCTACAATGTATGCGGGGCTTGGTGTAGCACAGAGAGCACCAGACTTTTGGGAGAGAAGCAAAAGTGGCGGTATGAATCTAGCCGTTGAAACAAACACGCAAATTGATATGGGGATAGTCTATAAAGATACAAACTATAATGGAAAGGCAAGTCTCTTTGCTTCATATATGCCTGATTATATTGCCCTGTATTATCAGCCAAAAAGTGGCAGTAACACCGGCAATACATATGCTTTTAATACAAATGCTATGCTTTTTGGAGGTGAGATTGAGGGGGAGTATATCTTTTTAGATTCTATCCATCTTTATGGTTCTCTAGCTTATACTTACGGACAGAATCTTACTTCATATTATGGCATAGATTCTGTATTAAAAGCTGGAATGCCTTTGCCACAGATTGCACCACTGCAGGGGCAATTCTCCCTTTTTTATGATAGTAATAACTGGTTATTGCGGTTTGATGTGCTATTTAATGCAGCACAATATCGCTATGCGCTAAATTTTGGAAATGTAGTTGGCAAGGATTTTGGAGAAAGCAAAGCTTTTGCTACACTCAATCTTTATGGTGGCTATACTTTTAAGAACGTAACCTTACTTGCAGGTATAGATAATATCACAGATACACTCTATGCTTATCATCTCTCAAAATATGGGAGTGAAGCTAGTCTTGGTGTAGCACCTACGAGTAGAATCTATGAGCCGGGCAGAAGCATTTGGGCGAAGCTAAGGGTGAGATTGTAA